One genomic window of Candidatus Nitrosopumilus sediminis includes the following:
- a CDS encoding 4Fe-4S dicluster domain-containing protein, with amino-acid sequence MSLLLKDRVYSMEAPTAKRGVYPLHGFKLGLYRLPIKLEEVAEIKSVHDGLKKAFEMDMYADRIFATYRWKEQNMNDPDAKGYEEVDLSVTVEIVTGEVVDIIYQIFPIEKFGDTNWVKDYRKKADHFAKMVIDTILRNTILADKLISYFAKTEKISEVAAIQKLEELTPLAKIVLGAKPKPVEATEDEEEEDDSAIEIPDGAKPGPIDVDFKSKMKPTAPYEAPEHTIKTWGRRGTSNGIMGVWGEFVSVDYDICIADGGCIEACPVGVYEWFDTPGNPGSDKKPLMSKEPDCIFCLACEGVCPPQAIKIFEQK; translated from the coding sequence ATGTCTTTACTTCTAAAAGATCGAGTATATTCAATGGAAGCACCTACTGCAAAACGTGGAGTATATCCATTACATGGATTCAAACTTGGACTTTACAGATTACCAATTAAACTCGAAGAAGTTGCTGAGATAAAATCTGTTCATGATGGTCTCAAAAAAGCATTTGAAATGGATATGTATGCTGATAGAATTTTTGCAACATATCGTTGGAAAGAACAAAACATGAATGATCCTGATGCTAAGGGATATGAAGAAGTTGACTTGTCAGTTACAGTTGAAATTGTAACAGGAGAAGTTGTAGATATAATTTATCAAATTTTCCCAATTGAAAAGTTTGGTGATACAAACTGGGTTAAAGATTATAGAAAAAAAGCAGACCATTTTGCAAAAATGGTAATTGATACAATTTTGCGAAATACTATTTTGGCTGATAAACTGATTTCTTATTTTGCTAAAACTGAAAAAATATCTGAAGTTGCTGCTATTCAAAAACTAGAAGAATTAACTCCTCTTGCAAAAATTGTTCTTGGTGCAAAGCCAAAACCAGTTGAGGCAACAGAAGATGAAGAAGAAGAGGATGACAGTGCAATTGAAATTCCAGATGGTGCAAAACCTGGACCAATTGATGTTGATTTCAAGTCAAAAATGAAACCAACTGCACCATATGAAGCTCCTGAACACACAATCAAGACTTGGGGTAGACGAGGAACAAGTAATGGAATCATGGGAGTTTGGGGAGAATTTGTTTCAGTAGATTATGATATTTGTATTGCAGATGGTGGATGTATAGAAGCATGTCCAGTAGGGGTTTACGAATGGTTTGATACTCCTGGAAACCCTGGATCTGACAAGAAACCCTTGATGTCAAAAGAACCTGATTGTATATTCTGTCTTGCATGTGAAGGTGTTTGTCCTCCACAAGCAATCAAGATCTTTGAACAAAAATAG
- a CDS encoding cellulose synthase family protein, translating into MALNPFTTFVFDLFIISAIIITAYTVNFYYLAFLSRKRKDVPTTIDWGTPSVTIQLPIYNEKYVAKRLVDSVCNLDYPKDKMRIMVCDDSDDDTVELLQDVVDDYKKQGFQIEHVRRGTRKGYKAGALKHAMKTTDTDLVAIFDADFIPPTWFLKRAIPHFSKPNIGLVQCRWGHVNENYSTITQVQALSLDFHFLVEQKAKSNSHLFMNFNGTAGIWRRSCIENAGGWHTSTLVEDLDLSYRAQMKGWKCVFLPDIVVDAELPAQMNAAKRQQFRWAKGSIQCAVKLLTDVALKRKVAVEAKIQAFIQLTRHIVFPLMLIQFLALPILLAGQINLYVVSFLPALTIATYLAMGPGAYVVIIQGMYNKSWKSKAKLLPALLVYNAGMSVNNTVAVFDAVLGKKNEFLRTPKYGIITKDDDWRNKAYNLPFTQTTLLEIFFGVYGIMGIFISIFSNNPVFVPIILLQTLGFFYIAYMSLSHTRFKKNKFSLDKPLTNKEKRAKTIYRFAMIGILGIIVFGGSLAISGYNTDIYPLDRIRGNLDGVMASSDPDVIRDHLVAIQSDLDLLMVNLPETTDESGKIIAKNPVWIFGTESTNFIRIQNNIDTMFAGLDEVSLISKDNPAYHTGMMDVHDRASLLQINIMDATPYMYVSPANMMFSAIWIASIVGIFAMLKRKKDQLKKVDLTNEILSKTN; encoded by the coding sequence ATGGCGTTAAACCCTTTTACTACATTTGTATTTGATCTGTTTATTATTTCAGCGATAATAATTACTGCATATACTGTAAATTTCTATTATCTTGCATTCCTTTCACGAAAAAGAAAAGACGTTCCTACAACTATTGATTGGGGAACTCCTTCAGTAACAATTCAATTGCCAATTTATAATGAAAAGTATGTTGCAAAGAGACTAGTAGATTCAGTTTGCAATTTGGATTACCCTAAAGATAAAATGAGAATAATGGTATGTGATGACTCTGATGATGATACTGTTGAATTACTTCAAGATGTCGTTGATGATTATAAAAAACAAGGATTTCAAATTGAACATGTAAGACGTGGAACAAGAAAAGGGTACAAAGCAGGTGCATTAAAACATGCGATGAAAACAACTGATACTGATCTTGTTGCAATTTTTGATGCTGATTTTATTCCTCCTACTTGGTTTCTTAAACGAGCAATCCCCCATTTTTCTAAACCAAACATAGGATTAGTTCAGTGTAGATGGGGGCATGTAAACGAAAATTATTCTACCATTACTCAAGTACAGGCCCTGAGTCTTGATTTTCATTTTCTTGTAGAACAAAAAGCAAAAAGTAATTCACATTTATTTATGAATTTCAATGGTACTGCTGGAATTTGGAGACGCAGTTGCATTGAAAATGCTGGAGGTTGGCATACCTCTACTCTTGTTGAAGATCTTGATTTGAGTTATAGAGCACAAATGAAAGGATGGAAGTGTGTGTTTTTACCTGATATTGTAGTTGATGCAGAACTACCTGCTCAAATGAATGCTGCTAAAAGACAACAGTTTCGTTGGGCAAAAGGTTCAATACAATGTGCCGTAAAACTACTCACCGACGTTGCTCTGAAACGTAAAGTTGCAGTTGAAGCAAAAATTCAAGCCTTTATTCAATTGACAAGACATATTGTTTTTCCTCTAATGCTGATACAATTTTTAGCATTACCTATTTTGTTAGCTGGCCAAATCAATCTTTATGTGGTAAGCTTTCTTCCTGCACTAACAATTGCTACATATCTTGCAATGGGTCCTGGTGCATACGTTGTAATTATACAAGGCATGTATAACAAATCCTGGAAATCAAAAGCAAAATTGCTTCCGGCATTACTAGTATATAATGCTGGAATGTCTGTTAACAACACTGTTGCAGTTTTCGATGCAGTACTAGGAAAGAAAAATGAGTTTCTTAGAACTCCAAAATACGGAATCATTACAAAAGATGATGACTGGAGAAACAAGGCATACAATTTACCTTTCACACAAACTACTCTATTGGAAATATTTTTTGGTGTATATGGAATAATGGGAATTTTCATCTCAATATTTTCAAACAATCCTGTGTTTGTCCCAATTATACTTCTACAAACTCTTGGCTTTTTTTACATTGCTTACATGAGTCTGTCTCATACTAGATTCAAGAAAAACAAATTTTCTCTTGATAAACCTCTTACAAATAAGGAAAAAAGAGCTAAGACAATTTACCGATTTGCAATGATTGGGATTCTTGGGATAATTGTTTTTGGCGGATCACTGGCAATTTCTGGTTATAACACTGACATTTACCCCCTAGATAGAATTCGAGGAAATCTTGATGGAGTTATGGCTTCTTCTGATCCTGATGTAATTCGTGATCATTTGGTTGCAATTCAATCTGATTTAGATTTGTTGATGGTAAATCTACCTGAAACAACTGATGAAAGTGGTAAAATCATTGCCAAAAACCCTGTTTGGATATTTGGCACCGAATCCACCAACTTTATTCGAATTCAAAACAATATAGATACAATGTTTGCCGGCCTTGATGAAGTATCTTTAATTTCTAAAGATAACCCTGCATATCATACAGGAATGATGGATGTTCATGACAGGGCGTCATTGCTTCAAATCAACATAATGGATGCCACTCCATACATGTATGTCAGTCCTGCAAACATGATGTTTAGTGCTATTTGGATTGCATCAATTGTTGGAATATTTGCTATGCTAAAAAGAAAGAAGGATCAACTCAAAAAAGTTGATTTAACAAATGAGATCCTTTCAAAGACAAACTAG
- a CDS encoding PEFG-CTERM sorting domain-containing protein produces MPEFGTIAMVVFAIAIVGIIAVTAKSRLTSNNTTLDIGGKTTMSDTLYKLAMIGILGIIVFGAYMAISGYNTDIYPLDRIRGNLDGIVSSSDPDVIRDHLVAIQSDLDLVMMNIPETTDESGKIIAKNPVWIFGTESTNFIRIQNNIDTMFAGLDEISSLSKDNSAYHTGMLDINDRALLLKTNIMDATPYMYVSPANMMFSAIWIAAIIGIIAILKRKKVLTCLFQLHLSKLNIRH; encoded by the coding sequence ATGCCTGAATTTGGTACAATTGCAATGGTGGTGTTTGCAATTGCAATCGTGGGAATCATAGCAGTAACTGCAAAATCACGACTAACTTCAAATAATACAACTTTGGATATTGGTGGTAAAACAACAATGTCTGACACTCTTTACAAACTAGCAATGATTGGGATTCTTGGGATAATTGTTTTTGGCGCATACATGGCAATTTCTGGTTATAACACTGACATTTACCCCTTAGATAGAATTCGAGGAAATCTTGATGGGATTGTGTCATCTTCTGATCCTGATGTAATTCGTGATCATTTGGTTGCAATTCAATCTGATTTAGATTTAGTGATGATGAATATTCCTGAAACAACTGATGAAAGTGGTAAAATCATTGCCAAAAACCCTGTTTGGATATTTGGCACCGAATCAACCAACTTTATTCGAATTCAAAACAATATAGATACAATGTTTGCCGGCCTTGATGAAATATCTTCTCTCTCAAAAGACAATTCTGCATATCATACAGGAATGTTAGACATTAACGATAGAGCACTATTATTAAAAACCAACATAATGGATGCCACTCCATACATGTATGTCAGTCCTGCAAACATGATGTTTAGTGCTATTTGGATTGCAGCAATAATTGGAATTATTGCTATCTTAAAAAGAAAGAAAGTTTTAACATGTCTCTTCCAATTGCATTTGTCAAAATTGAATATACGTCACTAA
- a CDS encoding chemotaxis protein, with protein MVAKSTKVSTSKTKKTTKKEPSPSVLLKKVASVSDSNKALQKEIKVMTKIFGENQKVLVSMKGMIDTLTSTLEHIQKQSKQINIIEDDTQKLYAGLNQVRTQSNLVSKINDQTAKLEQEISRISELQKSSKSQELSQQVEESMNSIKNNSQMIIKIAQRIDEVREDLRKVSGKTDSFLEIGSEMDSLKNTIEEISGKTAKLDTGSQIIDSLKQEFGRISEGISSSANLNAELDAIKVTIDAISAKASKIDSLGGVIDGLKQQFDTVASKANSLDNLSLESIKDLGGKIDKIETEISSLSQRADSTAFVGEGLKSVQEEFSNFKQNVFDKTNSIEQKISSVSDTLKRQDESTIEFHKKSEKLFEELQSVKEVTSKASSDSSKEMMALLKLSEYQSNIRMNAESKYGVAKDIENMASQTADIVNLFDRVSIESGEKIPLPHEVRQWAVSKILDCADKWEVRFSDVYSILTNAIGRDMLKLSFFLR; from the coding sequence ATGGTTGCTAAAAGTACGAAGGTAAGTACATCTAAGACAAAAAAAACTACTAAAAAAGAGCCCAGTCCATCAGTCTTACTAAAAAAAGTAGCATCAGTTTCAGATTCTAACAAAGCATTACAGAAAGAGATCAAAGTCATGACAAAAATCTTTGGGGAAAATCAGAAAGTGTTAGTTTCAATGAAGGGGATGATCGACACATTAACCTCAACACTAGAACATATTCAAAAGCAATCAAAACAAATCAACATTATAGAAGATGATACTCAAAAACTATACGCGGGATTAAATCAAGTAAGAACACAATCAAATCTTGTAAGCAAGATCAATGATCAAACAGCAAAACTTGAACAAGAGATCAGTAGAATTTCAGAATTACAAAAATCATCAAAATCTCAAGAGCTATCACAACAAGTAGAGGAAAGTATGAATTCGATTAAAAACAATTCTCAAATGATTATTAAAATTGCTCAAAGAATTGACGAAGTAAGGGAAGATTTAAGAAAAGTTTCTGGAAAGACAGATTCATTTTTAGAAATTGGTTCGGAAATGGATAGTTTGAAAAATACTATAGAGGAAATATCAGGAAAGACTGCAAAATTAGATACAGGTTCACAAATTATTGATAGCCTCAAACAAGAATTCGGAAGAATTTCTGAAGGAATATCATCTAGTGCAAATCTTAATGCTGAATTAGATGCAATCAAAGTTACAATTGATGCCATATCAGCTAAAGCATCAAAGATTGATTCTCTTGGAGGGGTAATTGACGGTCTTAAACAACAATTTGATACCGTAGCATCAAAAGCAAATTCTTTGGACAATTTGAGCCTAGAGTCCATCAAAGATTTAGGAGGTAAAATTGATAAAATCGAGACTGAAATCAGTTCATTATCACAAAGAGCAGATTCAACAGCATTTGTTGGAGAAGGACTAAAATCAGTCCAGGAAGAATTTTCCAATTTCAAACAGAATGTATTTGATAAGACAAATAGCATTGAACAAAAAATCTCATCAGTTTCAGATACTCTAAAAAGACAAGACGAATCTACAATTGAATTTCACAAGAAATCCGAGAAACTCTTTGAAGAACTACAATCAGTCAAAGAGGTCACAAGTAAGGCATCTAGCGATTCATCAAAAGAGATGATGGCATTGTTGAAACTATCAGAGTATCAATCAAACATCAGAATGAATGCTGAATCAAAATATGGGGTTGCAAAGGATATAGAAAATATGGCATCACAAACTGCAGACATTGTAAACTTGTTTGATAGAGTTTCAATCGAATCTGGAGAAAAAATTCCATTACCACACGAAGTCAGACAGTGGGCAGTAAGTAAAATTTTAGATTGTGCAGATAAATGGGAAGTAAGATTTAGTGACGTATATTCAATTTTGACAAATGCAATTGGAAGAGACATGTTAAAACTTTCTTTCTTTTTAAGATAG
- a CDS encoding cation:proton antiporter, which produces MQNIPLQIDSSGIQHSLNNTVSSLIEQITPELPHTTFVTDLAFIMIIGAVVTLAFFKIKQPLIIGYLFAGMLLGPLSPFWSWVLPAGGPSTDVIGGVGILSDISALNLFAEIGVILLLFVIGIEFPYAKIKSIGRVAIGVGTIGLFSTLGVLFYAASALGLEFMDALFIAAALSISSTAIIVKLLEEMGKIKKESSILVLGILIVEDVIAVILISSLQSIALVGSVSIESVVVVVMVATGLIVGTFTIGTRIIPPLIDRVAAAEHREILLLSVLGVCFGYALLANIVGLSVAIGAFLAGVLVAESKSAEVAKLLSSPIKDMFVAIFFISVGALMDVSQLENYIFVAIALIAVATGMKFGGNMLGNLIFRQKRGKALRSAFTLAAPRGEFSIVIVKVGVDIGAVSAFLFPLVGIISIITAFISPFLVKAGDKIIPAIEKKDV; this is translated from the coding sequence ATGCAAAACATTCCACTTCAAATTGATTCAAGTGGAATTCAACATTCTCTAAACAACACAGTGTCTAGTTTAATTGAGCAAATTACTCCTGAACTACCTCATACAACTTTTGTCACTGATTTAGCATTCATTATGATTATTGGTGCTGTTGTAACTCTTGCTTTCTTTAAAATTAAACAACCTCTAATCATAGGATATCTTTTTGCTGGAATGCTACTTGGACCTCTTTCTCCATTTTGGTCTTGGGTTTTACCTGCAGGTGGACCTTCAACAGATGTTATAGGAGGCGTTGGAATTCTGTCCGATATTTCAGCATTGAATTTGTTTGCAGAAATTGGCGTAATCTTGCTTCTTTTTGTAATTGGCATTGAATTTCCTTATGCAAAAATCAAGAGTATTGGCAGAGTAGCTATTGGAGTTGGGACTATAGGATTATTTTCAACGCTTGGTGTTTTGTTTTATGCTGCTAGTGCACTTGGATTGGAATTCATGGATGCATTGTTTATTGCAGCAGCATTGTCTATATCCAGTACTGCAATTATTGTAAAACTTTTAGAAGAGATGGGAAAAATCAAAAAAGAATCATCAATTTTGGTTCTTGGTATTTTGATTGTAGAGGACGTCATAGCAGTTATTCTAATTTCCTCATTGCAGTCAATTGCTCTAGTTGGCTCTGTCTCCATTGAGTCTGTAGTAGTAGTTGTGATGGTTGCAACTGGCCTAATTGTAGGTACTTTTACTATTGGAACACGTATAATTCCACCTTTGATTGATAGGGTTGCAGCAGCAGAGCATCGTGAAATCTTACTTCTTAGCGTTCTAGGTGTCTGCTTTGGTTATGCATTATTAGCAAATATTGTGGGGTTATCTGTAGCAATTGGAGCATTTTTGGCAGGTGTTTTGGTTGCAGAATCTAAATCTGCTGAAGTTGCAAAATTACTATCAAGCCCAATCAAAGACATGTTTGTTGCAATATTCTTTATTTCCGTAGGTGCTTTGATGGATGTTTCACAACTTGAAAATTATATTTTTGTAGCTATTGCTTTGATTGCAGTTGCTACTGGAATGAAGTTTGGAGGCAACATGCTTGGAAATCTAATTTTCAGACAAAAACGTGGTAAGGCACTACGTTCAGCATTTACACTGGCTGCTCCTAGAGGAGAATTCTCCATTGTCATCGTCAAAGTTGGAGTAGATATTGGTGCCGTTAGTGCTTTCTTATTCCCGCTAGTTGGTATCATTTCTATAATTACTGCATTCATTTCTCCATTTTTGGTAAAGGCAGGTGATAAAATTATTCCTGCAATAGAGAAGAAAGATGTCTGA
- a CDS encoding 50S ribosomal protein L16, producing the protein MHGANYRDGAGQVFTRKEYIKGKPQIKIAKFQGGKRGTYQYCVQLLLNEKIQIRHMAIESTRLAANKTLEKTTGESGYYSRLRIYPHNLLRENKQIATAGADRVSEGMRRSWGKAVSLGARVKQGQCIMELYVNGEAHLEAAKKALHGSCVKLPGTPLIKVVEWNKLSP; encoded by the coding sequence ATGCATGGTGCTAATTACAGAGATGGGGCGGGACAAGTCTTTACAAGAAAAGAGTACATCAAAGGTAAGCCACAAATAAAAATTGCAAAATTTCAAGGTGGTAAAAGAGGCACATACCAATATTGTGTTCAACTATTACTAAATGAGAAAATCCAAATTAGACATATGGCTATCGAATCCACAAGATTAGCAGCAAACAAAACTCTAGAAAAAACAACTGGTGAATCCGGTTATTATTCAAGACTCAGAATTTATCCACATAATCTTCTTAGAGAGAACAAACAGATTGCAACTGCAGGTGCAGATAGGGTTTCAGAAGGAATGAGAAGATCGTGGGGTAAAGCAGTCAGTTTAGGTGCAAGAGTAAAACAAGGTCAATGCATCATGGAACTATATGTTAACGGTGAAGCACATTTAGAAGCAGCAAAAAAAGCACTTCACGGCTCATGTGTAAAACTTCCAGGAACACCACTAATCAAAGTAGTTGAATGGAATAAATTATCACCATAA
- the endA gene encoding tRNA-intron lyase has translation MEDAPLVKGELISDQTCISDKNMIHELGLKGFGEIENEKLFLKSFETLYLLYTKRLILKKNKKQIDFDFFMNLCQIDDSEILTKFLIYRDLRNRGYVVKDGFGFGSDFRVYERGHYGEKGAKFLIFGLNEGQQEKMGTLQKKVEEISQMGKEPIIAVIERRGEVIYYKINKMNFYENKSRLEESFQL, from the coding sequence ATGGAAGATGCCCCATTAGTAAAAGGAGAATTAATTTCAGATCAAACATGCATCTCTGATAAGAACATGATCCATGAATTAGGCTTGAAGGGATTTGGAGAAATTGAAAATGAAAAATTATTCCTCAAATCATTTGAAACTCTTTATCTGTTATATACAAAAAGACTGATTTTAAAGAAAAACAAAAAGCAAATTGATTTTGATTTTTTTATGAACCTATGCCAAATTGATGATTCTGAAATTCTCACCAAGTTTTTGATATATCGAGATTTACGAAATCGCGGGTATGTTGTAAAGGACGGATTTGGGTTTGGTTCTGATTTTAGAGTTTATGAGCGAGGTCACTATGGTGAAAAAGGAGCAAAATTTCTCATCTTTGGTCTCAATGAAGGTCAACAAGAAAAAATGGGTACTTTACAAAAAAAAGTTGAAGAGATTTCTCAAATGGGAAAAGAACCAATCATTGCAGTAATAGAGCGAAGAGGCGAAGTGATTTATTATAAAATTAATAAAATGAATTTTTACGAAAATAAATCTAGATTAGAAGAATCGTTTCAACTTTAA
- a CDS encoding DNA repair helicase, with protein MSLREIELKEEYRSDRDDIVTEFFFPCLSNCIEYDRCVDLLSIESLATISMAFENFSGGKAKLRMITGHRFRTRDLTLFTKLFSEKFTKSFEGKLIRDTKIQKLQDIVDNGQIELKIAIPNSEQVANSFSERIGIFRDEYDQIVAFTGTSRESFSTQTRDFESVDVFTSWNDKSRVERKMKDFEDLWENKTKYVEVYDFMDAEENSLLKYSSNWILQD; from the coding sequence TTGAGTCTTAGAGAAATTGAATTAAAAGAAGAATATCGTTCAGACAGAGATGACATTGTTACAGAATTTTTCTTTCCTTGTCTTAGCAATTGTATAGAATATGACAGATGTGTGGATTTGTTATCCATTGAGAGTTTAGCCACAATTTCCATGGCATTTGAGAATTTTTCTGGAGGTAAAGCAAAGTTGAGAATGATCACAGGTCACAGATTTAGAACCAGAGACCTAACCCTATTTACAAAACTCTTTTCTGAAAAATTTACAAAGTCATTTGAAGGAAAACTCATCAGAGATACAAAAATTCAAAAACTCCAAGACATTGTAGATAATGGTCAGATAGAGCTGAAGATTGCCATTCCAAATTCAGAGCAAGTTGCAAATTCTTTCTCAGAAAGAATCGGCATATTCAGAGACGAATATGATCAAATAGTTGCATTTACTGGAACGTCCAGAGAATCATTTTCTACTCAAACCAGAGATTTTGAATCAGTTGATGTTTTTACATCATGGAATGATAAATCAAGAGTTGAAAGAAAGATGAAAGATTTTGAAGATCTTTGGGAAAACAAAACAAAATATGTGGAAGTGTATGATTTCATGGACGCAGAAGAAAATAGTCTTTTAAAATATTCATCAAATTGGATTTTACAAGATTAA
- a CDS encoding GNAT family N-acetyltransferase: protein MIIRNATEKDIPSILELLYELGRPEPIDKKEIIVFKNKIKDYFSDPTKLILVAEIDSEIVGLVSIIFLRRLNHAKFEMYVPELIVKKKHRFTGVGKKLIAKCISIGKEENCYRIRLESGNQRKESHKFYKGLGFEQSGLSFSKNLLGNKIEINEM from the coding sequence TTGATTATTAGAAACGCAACAGAGAAAGATATTCCGTCAATTTTAGAACTTCTCTATGAGCTTGGCAGACCAGAGCCAATTGATAAAAAGGAGATCATAGTATTCAAAAACAAAATCAAAGATTATTTTTCAGACCCAACAAAACTAATTCTGGTTGCAGAGATAGATTCAGAGATCGTAGGACTTGTAAGCATTATATTTCTTAGAAGATTAAATCATGCAAAATTTGAGATGTATGTTCCAGAACTAATTGTAAAAAAGAAGCATCGGTTTACAGGAGTAGGTAAAAAATTAATCGCAAAGTGCATTAGCATAGGCAAGGAAGAAAATTGCTACAGAATACGTCTAGAATCAGGTAATCAGAGAAAAGAATCTCACAAGTTCTACAAAGGTCTTGGTTTTGAGCAATCAGGACTGTCATTTAGCAAGAATTTGTTAGGAAACAAGATAGAAATCAATGAAATGTGA